A single region of the Vicia villosa cultivar HV-30 ecotype Madison, WI linkage group LG4, Vvil1.0, whole genome shotgun sequence genome encodes:
- the LOC131596240 gene encoding polyadenylate-binding protein-interacting protein 5-like: MKPRQSSLNPYAAAYVPVSKRDANANASARFYATEEENNSSQDYDGTAWFQPPQYAGNNVQLLKNNPQRLSPGKSQPGSSSYFSSQQSVAPLADKHFMDEEVDIDLEYLRMTFPGISDESLVDVYNVNGGDLDAAVDMLSQLEFDDAVDSSGNLPDSLDIGDVSEPALPANSPSSKQKNATAEASTSFGHL; the protein is encoded by the exons ATGAAGCCACGACAGTCTTCGTTGAATCCATATGCAGCAGCATACGTTCCAGTCTCTAAAAGGGATGCTAATGCTAATGCTAGTGCTAGATTTTACGCGACGGAAGAGGAGAATAACAGTTCGCAAGACTACGACGGGACTGCGTGGTTTCAGCCTCCTCAGTATGCTGGGAATAATGTCCAGCTTCTCAAGAATAATCCGCAAAGGCTCTCTCCGGGGAAGAGTCAGCCTGGTTCTAGTTCCTACTTTTCGTCACAGCAGAGTGTAGCGCCGCTGGCAGATAAGCATTTTATGGATGAAGAGGTTGATATAGATTTGGAATATCTTAGGATGACGTTTCCGGGGATATCGGATGAGTCGCTTGTAGATGTTTACAATGTAAACGGTGGGGACCTGGATGCTGCTGTTGATATGCTCAGCCAACTTGAG TTTGATGATGCTgttgactcttctggaaatctTCCAGACTCACTGGATATTGGTGATGTTTCAGAGCCTGCACTACCAGCTAATTCTCCTTCATCAAAACAGAAGAATGCGACAGCTGAAGCCAGTACTTCATTTGGTCACTTGTGA
- the LOC131596239 gene encoding E3 ubiquitin-protein ligase At1g12760, protein MERPGSFSDSHHIIEIAGSVEASTSSSSRDRNFNGVDESHREERISGARLAVGQPSVSTSGISNSRSSSLVRRGDARRSRSPVHSGLWISIELVLLVSQIVASIVVLSLSRNEHPRTPLFQWIVGYASGCVATLPLLYWRYYNHNHMREQESAQTRQTSPRVSDPSGTFLSIARNNGGDDGQAAAASARSNQTSLLMNRRMKILVEYFKISLDCFFAVWFVVGNVWIFGGRSSVDEAPNLYRLCIVFLAFSCIGYAMPFILCSTICCCLPCIISILGVREDLSQNRGATSESINALPVYKFKMKKNKRSSENNSGNVEGGIVAAGTAKERVISGEDAVCCICLAKYENNDELRELPCSHLFHKDCVDKWLKINALCPLCKSEVGEDPTGLGSGEDATQTT, encoded by the exons ATGGAGCGACCCGGGAGCTTCAGCGACAGTCATCATATTATAGAAATAGCTGGGAGTGTCGAGGCTTCTACATCTTCCTCATCTCGTGATAGAAATTTTAATGGTGTAGACGAGTCACATCGTGAAGAAAGAATTAGTGGTGCGCGGTTGGCTGTTGGCCAGCCTTCAGTTTCCACCTCGGGCATATCAAATAGTAGGAGTTCTTCGTTAGTAAGAAGGGGGGACGCTCGTCGGAGTAGGAGTCCTGTGCATTCTGGGTTATGGATATCTATTGAACTAGTTCTGTTAGTAAGCCAGATTGTTGCGTCTATTGTTGTTTTGTCGTTGTCAAGGAATGAGCATCCAAGGACCCCGTTGTTTCAATGGATAGTGGGCTATGCTTCTGGATGTGTTGCTACACTCCCTCTTCTTTATTGGCGGTATTATAATCATAATCATATGCGAGAACAAGAATCAGCTCAGACACGTCAAACGTCTCCTCGGGTTAGTGATCCTTCTGGGACATTTCTTTCGATTGCCAGAAATAATGGAGGGGATGATGGTCAGGCAGCTGCTGCATCTGCTAGAAGCAATCAAACTTCACTATTGATGAATAGAAG AATGAAGATACTTGTGGAATACTTCAAAATATCCTTAGATTGCTTTTTTGCTGTGTGGTTTGTTGTTGGAAACGTATGGATCTTTGGAGGACGATCTTCTGTTGATGAAGCTCCTAATTTGTATAG GTTATGTATAGTGTTTCTTGCATTTAGCTGTATCGGTTATGCTATGCCTTTCATTCTCTGTTCAACCATCTGCTGCTGTCTCCCATGTATAATTTCCATCCTTGGTGTTAGAGAGGATCTGTCACAAAACAGAGGAGCAACTTCTGAATCCATTAATGCACTGCCAGTTTACAAGTTCaagatgaagaaaaataaaagaagcaGTGAAAACAACTCTGGTAATGTAGAAGGTGGAATTGTGGCAGCAGGAACTGCAAAAGAGCGTGTGATCTCTGGTGAAGATGCG GTTTGTTGCATCTGCCTCGCAAAGTATGAAAATAACGACGAGCTTAGAGAACTGCCTTGTTCTCATCTTTTCCACAAAGACTGTGTTGATAAGTGGTTGAAGATAAATGCATTGTGCCCTCTTTGCAAGAGTGAGGTTGGTGAAGACCCAACAGGATTAGGGTCTGGAGAAGATGCCACCCAAACAACATGA